The Lactobacillus sp. ESL0680 genome has a segment encoding these proteins:
- a CDS encoding thymidine kinase yields the protein MAQLFFHYGAMSSGKTIEILKDTHNYEAQGRKIALMTSGIDNRSGVGTVASRIGLHRDAVPIESQTNIFDYVQKLNAEDEKRGDGSIACVFIDEAQFLERHHVLECARIVDELKIPVMTFGLKNDFQNKLFEGSKNLLIFADKIKEIKTICHYCGRKATMNLRIHDGQPVYEGEQVQIGGDESYYPVCRFHYFHPGKPRTREE from the coding sequence ATGGCACAATTATTTTTTCACTATGGTGCTATGAGTAGTGGTAAAACGATTGAAATTCTTAAGGATACACATAATTATGAAGCCCAAGGCCGTAAGATTGCGCTCATGACTAGCGGCATTGATAATCGCAGCGGTGTTGGCACGGTTGCTTCAAGAATTGGTCTGCACCGGGATGCAGTTCCGATTGAATCGCAGACAAATATTTTTGATTATGTCCAAAAATTAAACGCTGAAGATGAAAAACGCGGTGACGGTTCAATTGCCTGCGTCTTTATTGATGAGGCACAATTTTTGGAGCGGCATCATGTCTTAGAATGTGCCAGAATAGTTGATGAACTTAAGATACCGGTAATGACATTTGGTCTTAAAAATGATTTTCAAAACAAATTATTCGAAGGTAGTAAAAACCTTCTGATTTTTGCGGATAAAATTAAGGAAATCAAAACAATTTGCCACTATTGTGGACGTAAGGCTACAATGAACTTGCGGATTCACGACGGTCAACCTGTTTATGAAGGTGAGCAAGTTCAAATTGGCGGCGATGAAAGTTATTATCCTGTTTGCCGTTTTCATTATTTTCACCCAGGAAAGCCAAGAACAAGAGAGGAATAG
- a CDS encoding Mur ligase family protein, which translates to MNLKSGIAKAAGKSSYWFLHNVLKGGTSFPGKLAMKIDPQVLNALAHDYETVIVTGTNGKTMTTSLIVAALKQKYGDILTNPSGSNMQQGIVTAFLAHKQKKVKRKIAVLEVDEANVKMVTELIHPSYYVLTNIFRDQMDRYGEIYTTYAKIVDGIKLAPEATIIANGDASIFSSVALPNKKVFYGFDLDSAQKDNDAKAPVNTDGVLCPQCDHVIHFHDRIYANLGDFFCPHCGYKRPELKYSINKITEQTPNQLAFQMGAKDYSINIGGTYNIYNALAAYSVAREFSLNDDEIAQSFANNKRVFGRQELINYAGKDIDLILVKNPVGLDEVLHMLNTEPDDYSLVALLNANHADGIDTSWIWDGQFEDLNREQIKHVIVGGLRRKDMNFRLEVAGFNPDNMTVAKDNDDLIAQIAKLPTKKVYILSTYTALLALRKTMAEKKIIKAGM; encoded by the coding sequence ATGAATCTAAAATCAGGAATTGCCAAGGCTGCTGGTAAATCAAGCTATTGGTTTCTTCATAATGTATTAAAAGGCGGTACCAGTTTTCCTGGCAAGTTAGCGATGAAAATTGACCCGCAGGTGTTAAACGCACTGGCACATGATTATGAAACTGTCATTGTAACTGGAACTAATGGTAAGACGATGACGACATCATTAATTGTTGCCGCATTAAAGCAAAAGTACGGCGACATTCTAACTAATCCGTCAGGTTCGAACATGCAGCAAGGAATTGTTACTGCCTTCTTAGCTCATAAGCAAAAGAAGGTCAAGCGTAAGATTGCTGTCTTAGAGGTTGATGAAGCCAACGTCAAGATGGTTACTGAATTAATTCACCCAAGTTACTATGTGTTGACCAATATTTTTCGTGACCAAATGGACAGGTATGGAGAAATTTATACCACCTATGCCAAAATCGTAGATGGCATTAAGCTGGCTCCTGAAGCAACAATTATTGCCAATGGTGATGCCAGCATCTTTTCATCAGTTGCATTGCCTAATAAAAAAGTATTCTACGGGTTTGACTTAGATTCCGCGCAAAAAGATAACGATGCAAAAGCTCCCGTTAACACTGACGGTGTCTTGTGCCCACAATGTGACCATGTTATTCACTTTCATGACCGGATTTATGCCAACTTGGGCGACTTTTTCTGTCCTCATTGCGGCTACAAGCGTCCAGAATTGAAATACAGTATCAACAAGATTACCGAGCAAACACCTAATCAATTGGCATTTCAAATGGGGGCCAAAGACTATTCAATCAACATTGGTGGTACTTACAATATTTATAACGCTCTGGCTGCTTATTCTGTTGCCCGTGAGTTTAGTTTAAATGATGATGAAATTGCACAATCATTTGCTAACAATAAGCGGGTCTTTGGCCGGCAAGAATTAATTAACTACGCTGGTAAAGATATTGACTTGATTTTAGTTAAAAATCCAGTGGGGCTTGACGAAGTGCTGCATATGTTAAACACCGAACCAGATGACTACTCACTGGTTGCACTGCTTAACGCCAATCACGCAGATGGAATTGACACCTCATGGATTTGGGACGGTCAGTTCGAAGACTTAAATCGTGAGCAGATTAAACACGTTATTGTTGGCGGCTTGCGGCGTAAAGACATGAACTTTAGGTTAGAAGTTGCAGGTTTTAATCCTGATAATATGACAGTGGCTAAAGATAACGATGATTTAATCGCGCAAATCGCTAAACTGCCAACTAAAAAAGTTTACATTTTATCAACTTATACTGCCCTTCTCGCCTTGCGTAAAACGATGGCTGAGAAGAAAATTATTAAAGCTGGTATGTAA
- a CDS encoding aldo/keto reductase — translation MSILEEKYALNNGIKIPKLGFGTWLINNTKVVSAVQHAAQLGYRLFDTAQAYDNEVGIGEGLKATGLPREQFFVTTKVEANYKDYQTVKKSIDISLTKLDLDYLDLLLIHAPEPWAEFHGSNHYFAENLAVWQAMEEAVQAGKVRSIGVSNFEQVDLDNILQNCTIKPVVNQLLTHIGNTNFKLIDYSQKNGLLVEAYSPIAHGEMMKNEQLIKLAKKYQVSIPQLAIRYCLELGTVPLPKSRTLKHIAANRDVNFTIAPEDMQLLKAIPHIKDYGSSSKFPVFSGK, via the coding sequence ATGTCGATCTTGGAAGAAAAGTATGCTTTAAATAATGGAATTAAAATTCCCAAATTGGGTTTTGGTACATGGTTGATTAATAATACTAAAGTTGTAAGTGCGGTTCAGCACGCAGCTCAACTGGGATACCGCCTATTTGATACAGCACAGGCTTATGATAACGAAGTTGGCATTGGTGAAGGTCTAAAAGCCACTGGTCTACCACGTGAGCAATTTTTTGTTACAACTAAGGTGGAAGCTAATTATAAGGATTATCAAACGGTTAAAAAGTCGATTGATATATCGCTGACAAAATTAGATTTGGATTATCTTGACCTATTGCTAATTCATGCTCCTGAACCATGGGCTGAATTTCATGGCAGTAATCATTATTTTGCGGAAAATTTAGCAGTTTGGCAGGCAATGGAAGAAGCTGTGCAAGCTGGTAAAGTTCGCTCAATTGGAGTTTCTAATTTTGAACAGGTTGATTTAGATAATATTCTACAAAATTGTACGATTAAGCCAGTGGTTAATCAGTTGTTAACCCATATTGGCAATACCAACTTCAAATTAATTGATTACAGTCAGAAAAACGGTCTCTTGGTAGAAGCCTATTCGCCGATTGCTCATGGGGAAATGATGAAAAATGAGCAGCTAATTAAGTTGGCCAAGAAATATCAGGTATCAATTCCTCAACTAGCTATCAGATATTGTTTAGAGTTAGGAACTGTGCCGCTGCCTAAGAGCAGAACTCTTAAACATATTGCCGCCAATAGGGATGTAAATTTTACTATCGCGCCGGAAGATATGCAGTTACTCAAAGCAATTCCCCATATTAAGGACTATGGTTCTTCAAGCAAGTTCCCAGTTTTTAGCGGCAAATAA
- the prfA gene encoding peptide chain release factor 1, producing MDKVMAQLEGLVAHYEELQEMMADPEVINDTKRYMEISKEEADLRDVVEKYQKYKADKQEIADNKEIISSESDSDLVEMAKEENHDLEQEIGELEDQIKILMLPKDPNDDKDIIMEIRGAAGGDEASLFAGDLLRMYEKYAERQNWQVSVVDSEPTEVGGYKRIAIMITGDKVYSKLKYENGAHRVQRVPVTESQGRVHTSTATVAVMPEYEQVDLDLDPKDIRVDVYRSSGAGGQHINKTSSAVRMTHLPTGIVVAMQDQRSQQQNREKAMQILKSRVYDYYESQNRDQYDAKRKNAVGTGDRSERIRTYNYPQNRVTDHRIGFTLNKLDRVMNGEMDEIIDALILYNQTKQLEELADQNA from the coding sequence ATGGATAAAGTTATGGCACAGCTCGAGGGTCTAGTAGCCCATTATGAAGAGCTTCAAGAAATGATGGCTGATCCAGAAGTCATCAATGATACTAAGCGCTACATGGAAATCTCAAAAGAAGAGGCAGATTTGCGTGATGTAGTAGAAAAGTATCAAAAATATAAGGCAGATAAGCAAGAAATTGCCGATAATAAGGAAATTATTTCAAGCGAAAGTGACAGCGACTTAGTCGAAATGGCTAAGGAAGAAAACCATGATCTTGAGCAAGAAATCGGTGAATTGGAAGACCAAATTAAGATCTTAATGCTGCCAAAAGACCCCAATGATGATAAGGATATTATCATGGAAATTCGTGGTGCCGCTGGTGGGGATGAAGCCTCCTTATTTGCTGGTGATTTGCTTAGAATGTATGAAAAATACGCTGAACGGCAAAATTGGCAGGTATCAGTCGTTGATAGTGAACCGACAGAAGTTGGTGGCTATAAGCGAATTGCCATTATGATTACTGGTGACAAGGTTTATTCTAAGCTCAAGTACGAAAACGGAGCCCACCGGGTACAACGAGTACCGGTAACCGAATCACAAGGTCGGGTGCACACCTCAACTGCAACTGTTGCTGTTATGCCTGAATATGAACAGGTTGATTTGGATCTTGATCCTAAAGATATTAGGGTTGACGTTTACCGTTCAAGTGGTGCCGGTGGCCAGCACATTAACAAGACCTCCAGTGCCGTGCGGATGACGCACTTGCCAACTGGAATTGTGGTTGCGATGCAGGATCAGCGTAGTCAGCAGCAGAACCGGGAAAAGGCAATGCAAATTTTGAAGTCACGAGTTTACGACTATTATGAAAGTCAAAACCGTGACCAATATGATGCTAAAAGAAAGAATGCCGTTGGTACTGGTGACCGTTCAGAACGGATTCGGACTTATAATTATCCGCAAAACCGGGTAACCGATCACCGAATTGGCTTTACACTAAACAAGCTTGACCGGGTAATGAACGGTGAAATGGATGAAATTATTGATGCGTTAATTTTGTATAACCAAACTAAGCAGTTAGAGGAGTTGGCCGATCAAAATGCCTAA